The Amylolactobacillus amylophilus DSM 20533 = JCM 1125 genome contains a region encoding:
- a CDS encoding glycoside hydrolase family 13 protein, with protein sequence MIRSALLHRPESEYAYLEDSTHLVLRFRTAKNDISSVQALAGDTYLIDTGWYDHPYEMKNYLSTKDFDYWHVVIELNNRRASYAFIVTDNSGASLFFGDQGIFDDSHEVRAHANNYFRLPYFHEIDMVRTPEWVKSTVWYQIFPERFANGDKENDPAGVLTWDSDVHPTREDFYGGDLQGIIDHLDHLVDLGVNGLYLCPIFKAHSNHKYDTIDYLEIDPDFGDKETFRKLVQEAHKRGIKVMLDAVFNHMGDLSPQWQDVLDNGTNSRFANWFHVNKFPATYQETADFEQATDITYDTFAFTPHMPKLNTANPEVQKYLLHVATYWIDQFDIDAWRLDVANEVDHHFWREFAAACRSRKDDFYILGEIWHSSQSWLNGDQFDAVMNYAYTDAILDYFVFKKTDFSTLQDQINSQLVLYREPINEVQFNVLDSHDTPRLLTQANNNLALMQQTMAFTFIQPGVPCIYYGDEYAMTGAMDPDNRKPMVWNEAEQNTEQYQFVKELVEFRKAHHQLLSSGSISWSGDDQLLIFEREQNGVNITGYFNTSGTAQRVPAGNVLLQGQTKTNGTELEIAADGFVILGD encoded by the coding sequence TACTTAATTGATACCGGTTGGTATGATCACCCATATGAAATGAAAAATTACCTCTCAACCAAAGATTTCGATTACTGGCATGTAGTAATCGAGCTAAACAACCGTAGAGCTAGCTATGCTTTTATCGTAACTGATAATTCTGGCGCTTCATTATTTTTTGGCGATCAAGGAATTTTTGATGATAGTCATGAAGTTCGTGCCCACGCAAATAATTATTTTAGACTACCGTATTTTCACGAAATAGATATGGTTAGAACTCCAGAGTGGGTCAAATCTACCGTGTGGTACCAAATTTTCCCAGAGCGCTTTGCTAACGGTGATAAGGAAAACGATCCAGCTGGTGTGCTGACTTGGGATTCCGATGTGCACCCAACACGAGAAGACTTCTACGGTGGTGACCTACAAGGTATCATAGATCACTTGGATCATCTCGTCGATTTAGGTGTAAACGGTTTATATCTCTGCCCTATCTTCAAAGCACACTCAAATCACAAATACGACACGATTGATTACTTAGAAATCGATCCTGATTTCGGTGATAAAGAAACATTTAGGAAGCTGGTACAAGAAGCCCATAAACGCGGAATTAAGGTAATGCTTGATGCCGTCTTCAATCACATGGGAGATTTATCTCCCCAATGGCAAGACGTACTTGACAATGGTACCAATTCACGATTCGCAAATTGGTTTCACGTGAATAAATTTCCAGCAACTTACCAGGAAACAGCGGATTTCGAGCAAGCAACCGATATTACTTATGATACATTCGCCTTCACACCACACATGCCAAAACTAAACACTGCAAATCCTGAAGTGCAAAAGTATCTGCTCCATGTCGCAACGTATTGGATAGATCAATTTGACATAGATGCATGGCGTCTAGACGTCGCTAACGAAGTGGATCATCACTTCTGGCGTGAATTTGCTGCGGCATGTCGTTCAAGGAAGGATGACTTCTATATTCTAGGTGAGATTTGGCACTCGTCACAAAGCTGGTTGAATGGGGACCAGTTCGACGCCGTGATGAATTACGCATATACCGATGCCATTTTAGATTATTTCGTATTTAAAAAGACGGACTTCAGTACCTTACAAGATCAAATAAATTCTCAACTTGTGCTCTACCGCGAGCCAATTAACGAAGTTCAATTTAACGTGCTAGATTCACACGATACGCCTCGCTTATTGACGCAAGCCAATAATAATTTGGCTCTAATGCAACAAACAATGGCATTCACCTTCATTCAGCCCGGTGTCCCTTGCATCTACTATGGTGACGAATACGCTATGACGGGAGCGATGGACCCAGATAATCGTAAGCCAATGGTCTGGAATGAAGCTGAACAAAACACTGAACAATATCAATTTGTCAAAGAGCTAGTTGAGTTTAGAAAAGCACATCATCAACTGCTATCAAGTGGCAGCATCAGCTGGTCAGGTGATGACCAATTACTTATTTTCGAGCGTGAACAAAACGGCGTAAATATTACGGGCTACTTCAATACCTCTGGTACCGCACAAAGAGTTCCAGCAGGTAACGTTTTACTACAAGGTCAAACAAAGACAAACGGTACAGAACTAGAAATTGCTGCTGACGGCTTCGTTATATTGGGGGATTAG